Genomic window (Lycium barbarum isolate Lr01 chromosome 2, ASM1917538v2, whole genome shotgun sequence):
CTGTGACAGATTGGTGTCATATTTTTCATCAATACTAGGTGGAGATAATGAATCTATGTTAATAATGGAGAAAGGGGTGGAAGTTTGATTATCCTGAAATGGATCATCCAAATTTTTGATGATAGCATGATTGCCACCAATTTTTGGGCATGTTCTGACTTTAAATTCTGAATTCATCTCTGACTGCGACAAATTAGTATCATCATTTTGCTCCGAACTTGGTGGAGGTGACGAACCTATGTTGATGGAGATTGTGGTGGAAGTTTGATCATCTTGATAAAAATCATCCATGGAATGTACACCATTGATCTCACAACTTGAAGAAGTGTGACAAATGCTAGGTGATGGCTTTATGTCAATAGGGATTTTGGGCTTTGGATTTTGTTCTACGATATTTGCTAACTTTGGTTTGCTACAACCACTACAACCTGCTCCATTGCACATGAATAATTTTCCAACATTCCATTTCTTGATctttgaagacattatagaaatAGAGGAAGAAAGAGAACAAAAGAAATTTTGCAAATGTGTGAGTAATTTAAAAGGCTATATCAGGTATAGGCCTATAGGGTAGCTGTATTTTCACCGGTTCCGGGATTTTGAGTAAGTTGGAAAACAAATGGACTTTtggtttcttttttcttgtctctTTCTTATTAGAGGAGGTTTATATATATCTTTTGAAAAGGGGAAAACAGGGGTAGGTGGGGTAAGGAAAAATATGGGATTAGGGGAATTTGGTGGAAGAAAAGGATTTTAAGGATCGTTTAtgaattttgttttatttatacTGAAGTTTTACACTAAAATTATATAAACTTATAACAAAGATAAACTTGACGTGAAAACATATAAGTATTAATTAAGTGTGGTAAGTGGTAAGTGATTAATAATATAAGTAAAGACACAGCATTTGATGAATTATTATAAGTACCATTTTTTTTAACCTCATTAAAATGAAATTGCTTAGTTTGGAGATATGGAATGTTATGGTTTGTGCATCAGAAAGTCACACCATATGGAAATTGGAAAACATGCATGCCAACTGACAATTTGTTTTTCATATATACTGAAATTACCGTCACTAGTGGAAATAGAGGTTTTTCTCACTCATAGTTAGTGGGAAATTTATGttacaaaatatgattttctCACCCCATTTCCATTGACCCAGCTCAATGGGGAACGCATGGAGGGAAACAGGTTCCCATTGAAACGTTAAGAAACTTCCTAATttttcgtatgaaaacataactattttttttttctcactaATTCAATCAAA
Coding sequences:
- the LOC132626329 gene encoding uncharacterized protein LOC132626329, whose amino-acid sequence is MSSKIKKWNVGKLFMCNGAGCSGCSKPKLANIVEQNPKPKIPIDIKPSPSICHTSSSCEINGVHSMDDFYQDDQTSTTISINIGSSPPPSSEQNDDTNLSQSEMNSEFKVRTCPKIGGNHAIIKNLDDPFQDNQTSTPFSIINIDSLSPPSIDEKYDTNLSQSKTTSGSRVSTCPNIGGTLDIVKNLNDPLFQDNHTSTTFSINTESLSPPSSDQNKHTNMLQSKANSEFRAGSCPKFSSTLAVVINSDDPVQDFKKSMLQMIFEKEIYSPEDMKDLLNCFLQLNSPSNHYIIIQAFMEILNNRMVVLKGPEKEK